The Candidatus Angelobacter sp. region AACAAACTCTGCGGGAAACGGCCGCCTTTGAGGGGGTGGGGTTGCACAGCGGCAGTCCCGTCAGCATGACTTTTCTTCCAGCACCCCCGAATACCGGAATCCGTTTCCGGCGGGTTGACCTGGAAGGCCGGCCTGAAATCGAGGCGCGAATCGAGAATGTAGGCGACACCACTCGTTCAACCACGCTTTCCAAGGGCAACATTCGGATTCACACCGTCGAACACGTCATGGCGACGTTTGCCGGCTATGGCATCGACAACGCCATCGTCGAACTGGACGCCAACGAGCCACCGATCGCCGATGGCAGTGCGCGCGCCTACTGCAAGATGATCGAGACCGCCGGCATTGTGCCGCAGCCGGAAACGCGCCTGACCTGGAGAGTTGCGGCACCTCTGGAGTTGCAGGTTGGCGAAGCGCTTATGTCCGTCTTTCCGCACGACCGTTTGAAAATCACCTGCACAAGCGCGGACAAACAGGGGCGGTTCACGCAGTTTTACAGCGTCGAGATTTCACCGGAAATTTGGGAACGCGAACTCGCCCATGCGCGGACTTTTTGCTTTTACGAGGAGATCGAATTCCTGATCAAGAACGGGCTGATCAAGGGGGGCAGCCTGGAAAATGCGGTGGTCATTCGTGACGATGCCGTGTTGACCACCGAGCCGTTGCGGTTTCCTGATGAATTCGTCCGCCACAAGATGCTGGATATTCTCGGAGATCTGGCGCTGGTGGGACGGCCTCTGCAGGGGCACGTGGTTGCGGTCAAACCCAGCCACACGGCCAATTGCGAACTCGCGCGAACGATCAACGCGCAAATGCGCCGGCCGCTCGCCGCCGCCCAGACCTTCTCGCCCCCGCCGCCCAGACCTTCCAGTCCTCCGAACGGAGACGATACCGGGAGCACTGCCCTCGATACCGTTGCCCTGATGAGAGTGTTGCCGCACCGCTTTCCCTTTTTGATGGTGGACAAAATCACGCGAATTGAAGGCAACAAAGTCGTCGGCACGAAATGTGTCAGTATCAATGAGCCCTATTTTCAGGGGCACTTTCCGAACCATCCGATCATGCCGGGGGTGCTGCAACTGGAGGCCATTGCCCAGGTGGCGGGTGTTCTGATGCTCACGCAGCCTGACAACGCCGGAAAACCCGCCTATTTCATGTCTGCGGAAAGCGTCAAGTGGCGCAAGCCCGTTCGCCCCGGGGACTTGCTGGTCATCGAAGTTGAACTGGTCAAAATGCGCGGCAAGATCGGCAAGGCACGAGGTCAATGCTCCGTCAATAACGAGGTGGTCAGCGAGGCCGAGGTCACGTTCATGGTCGTGGATGAACAGGAACAATGACAACAACCGGATGCCGGGAAAATGCGGGGCGTGTCCGCACGGAACAGGGAGAAGCGTGCCACGCCATGACTAGCATTCATCCGTCGGCGGTTGTTCACCGCAAGTCGCAGATCGGAGCCGATTGCGAAATCGGACCGTATTGCGTCATCGGCGAGCATGTCGTCCTGGGCAAAGGTTGCCGGCTGTACTCACACGTGGTCATTGACGGGCACACGAAACTGGGGCGGAAAAATGAAATCTTTCCCTTCGTCAGCATTGGATTGAGGACGCAGGATCTGAAATGGAAGGGTGGGGCGACATTTACGGAAATCGGCGACGACAACACTTTCCGCGAACACGTGACCGTCCACAGTGCCACGGGCGACGGTGACACCACGCGGATCGGCTCAGGCAACCATCTGCTGGCCTACTCCCATGTCGCTCACGATTGTTGTCTGGGCGACCATATCATCATGTCGAACGTCGCCACGCTGGCCGGACACGTCCTCGTCGAGGATTACGCGGTTGTGGGCGGACTTGCGGCCGTGCACCAGTTCTGTCGCATTGGCAGGATGGCGATCATTGGCGGCTGTTCGAAGGTCGTGCAGGACGTGCCGCCGTTCATGCTGGCGGACGGCAACCCGGCGGAGACCCGCACCATCAACAAGGTCGGTTTGGACCGCAACGGCGTATCGGAAGAAGTGCAGGGCGTGTTGAAGCAGGCTTACAAGGTCTTATTTCGCGAGGGACTGACCATACCGAATGCGCTGGCCCGCATTGAAGCAGAGCTGCCGGCTTCACCGGAGTTGAAACATCTGGTCCAATTCGTCCGGGCCAGCGAGCGCGGAATCAGCAAGTAACACCATTCCGTGACGTGCTTCTCCAACGTTGACACCTTGGCGGCCGCTCCTTAATTTCTGCGCGTAAATAGCGCGCGCCCGGCCCCGACTTTACGTTTCGGGGCTTTTTGTTGCCGCGGAAAACTCGAAACTATGGCCAATACCATTCTCGTCGGCGCCCAGTGGGGCGATGAAGGCAAGGGCAAAATCATTGACGTGCTTACCGAGCAGGCCGACATCGTGGTTCGGACCCAGGGCGGCAACAATGCGGGGCACACGGTTTTCATCGGACATCAAAAATACGTCCTGCATCTCGTCCCGTCGGGCATCCTGCGCAAACGCAAAATCTGCGTCATCGGCAATGGCGTCGTGATTGACCCGGTCGGCCTCGTCGCGGAGATTGACGGGCTGCTCAAACTGGGCGTCAAGGTGGACGGCAATCTTTTAATCAGTGAGACGGCGCATCTGGTTTTGCCGTATCACCGGGAGCTGGATGCACAGCGCGAAACGTTGAAGGGCCGGAACAA contains the following coding sequences:
- a CDS encoding bifunctional UDP-3-O-[3-hydroxymyristoyl] N-acetylglucosamine deacetylase/3-hydroxyacyl-ACP dehydratase; translated protein: MRDVPQQQTLRETAAFEGVGLHSGSPVSMTFLPAPPNTGIRFRRVDLEGRPEIEARIENVGDTTRSTTLSKGNIRIHTVEHVMATFAGYGIDNAIVELDANEPPIADGSARAYCKMIETAGIVPQPETRLTWRVAAPLELQVGEALMSVFPHDRLKITCTSADKQGRFTQFYSVEISPEIWERELAHARTFCFYEEIEFLIKNGLIKGGSLENAVVIRDDAVLTTEPLRFPDEFVRHKMLDILGDLALVGRPLQGHVVAVKPSHTANCELARTINAQMRRPLAAAQTFSPPPPRPSSPPNGDDTGSTALDTVALMRVLPHRFPFLMVDKITRIEGNKVVGTKCVSINEPYFQGHFPNHPIMPGVLQLEAIAQVAGVLMLTQPDNAGKPAYFMSAESVKWRKPVRPGDLLVIEVELVKMRGKIGKARGQCSVNNEVVSEAEVTFMVVDEQEQ
- the lpxA gene encoding acyl-ACP--UDP-N-acetylglucosamine O-acyltransferase, giving the protein MTSIHPSAVVHRKSQIGADCEIGPYCVIGEHVVLGKGCRLYSHVVIDGHTKLGRKNEIFPFVSIGLRTQDLKWKGGATFTEIGDDNTFREHVTVHSATGDGDTTRIGSGNHLLAYSHVAHDCCLGDHIIMSNVATLAGHVLVEDYAVVGGLAAVHQFCRIGRMAIIGGCSKVVQDVPPFMLADGNPAETRTINKVGLDRNGVSEEVQGVLKQAYKVLFREGLTIPNALARIEAELPASPELKHLVQFVRASERGISK